In Lates calcarifer isolate ASB-BC8 linkage group LG15, TLL_Latcal_v3, whole genome shotgun sequence, one genomic interval encodes:
- the cxcr3.2 gene encoding C-X-C chemokine receptor type 3-2: protein MNVTPTTEDYWDYEYEDNYTTSHEKSRSDAAPCFQEDIYGFAQKYSPVAYCLVFLLALVGNVLVLCVIRRYRNSQSGGACAFSLTDTFLLHLAISDLLLAFTLPLFAVQWAHQWVFGLAACKISGALFSLNRYSGILFLACISFDRYLAIVHAVSSGWKRNTCHAQIACAIIWVGCLGLSGVDITFKHVASVNTVGKHQPLLCVMWFPDNSTQWMVGLQLVSVILGFGLPLLIMLYCYIRIFRSLCNATRRQKRKSLRLIISLVSVFVICWAPYNCFQLADSLHRLGAVAGDCQFSHAVDIGTLITESVGLSHCALNPLLYGFVGVKFRRELTRMCKGLLGQRGWLGMEGWRQRRLRRTTGSFSSAESENTSFSVMA, encoded by the exons ATGAACGTCACGCCAACCACAGAAGATTACTGG GACTATGAATATGAGGACAATTACACCACGTCCCACGAAAAGAGCAGGTCTGATGCAGCCCCATGCTTTCAGGAGGACATCTATGGGTTTGCACAGAAGTACTCCCCTGTTGCATACTGCCTGGTGTTCCTCCTGGCTCTTGTGGGCAACGTGCTAGTGCTGTGCGTGATCCGCCGCTACCGAAACTCACAGAGCGGCGGCGCCTGCGCCTTCTCCCTCACCGacaccttcctcctccacctggcCATTTCTGACCTCCTTCTCGCCTTCACCTTGCCCCTGTTCGCGGTGCAGTGGGCTCACCAGTGGGTGTTTGGCTTGGCTGCTTGCAAGATCTCTGGTGCCCTCTTCTCCCTGAACCGCTACAGTGGCATCCTCTTTCTGGCCTGCATCAGCTTTGACCGATACCTGGCCATCGTTCACGCCGTCAGCTCCGGCTGGAAGCGCAACACCTGCCATGCTCAAATTGCGTGTGCCATCATCTGGGTGGGCTGCCTGGGCCTGAGTGGGGTGGACATTACCTTCAAGCACGTAGCTTCTGTCAACACTGTGGGCAAGCACCAGCCGctcctgtgtgtgatgtggttCCCTGATAACTCCACACAGTGGATGGTGGGCCTGCAGCTGGTCAGTGTTATCCTGGGGTTTGGGCTCCCTCTGTTGATCATGCTCTACTGCTACATCCGCATCTTCAGGTCTCTGTGCAATGCCACTCGCCGCCAAAAGCGCAAGTCTCTCCGCCTCATCATCTCcctggtgtctgtgtttgtcatcTGCTGGGCACCGTACAACTGCTTCCAGCTGGCAGACAGCCTGCACAGGTTGGGCGCGGTGGCTGGAGACTGCCAGTTCAGCCACGCAGTCGACATCGGGACTCTGATCACTGAAAGCGTGGGGCTGTCGCACTGCGCCCTGAACCCTCTGCTGTATGGTTTCGTGGGGGTGAAGTTCAGGAGGGAGCTGACAAGAATGTGTAAGGGGCTGCTGGGGCAGAGAGGCTGGCtggggatggagggatggaggcagaggaggcTCAGGAGAACCACTGGCTCTTTCAGTTCTGCAGAGAGCGAAAACACATCCTTTTCTGTCATGGCTTGA
- the cnfn gene encoding cornifelin homolog has translation MAFQSNAINSQPQVTVTQYTVSSSGLSDWSSNVCDCCEDCGICLCATFVPCILGCKVAQDNGDSCCLPFLPGAMIALRTSIRSRYRIEGSVCDDWVVMACLPLCGLCQMAREQKMRG, from the exons ATGGCGTTCCAGTCAAATGCAATCAACTCGCAGCCTCAGGTTACAGTAACACAGTACACTGTGTCCTCCTCTGGATTATCAGATTGGAGTTCAAATGTGTGCGACTGCTGTGAAGACTGCGGCATCT GTCTCTGTGCAACATTTGTCCCCTGTATCCTGGGCTGTAAGGTGGCTCAGGATAATGGAGACAGCTGCTGCCTGCCCTTCCTTCCTGGCGCCATGATTGCTCTAAGGACAAGTATACGTAGCAGATACCGCATTGAG GGCTCAGTGTGTGATGACTGGGTTGTCATGGCCTGCCTGCCTCTGTGTGGACTGTGTCAGATGGCACGGGAGCAGAAGatgagaggataa